CATGTGAAGAAAGGGGTTGAGTTTAATGTGTTGAGACCAAACGCACAAACTGATTAAGATGGTTGCTTAATAGTTCAGCAGCTGTCTGTGTCAGTCTCTCTGCTCACATTTTGCTTATAGCAACGTGTGACCCTGACTCAGCAGTCTATAAATACCAGCAGGGGTCGGTCTCTCAGCCCATGAATATCAAACCCACTGCCACTGTGACCTATATTATACAtttgtaaatactaaataattATTAGCACGGGGAGTAGAAATGTTGAATAAACTGTACATATTACAGTATAGTTATAATTTATATCATTGATGTGGAAAATGTTGATATTTGTTTCTTTACGGACATTTCAAGAAGCAAATTCTTTTGTGGATTGAGCAAAATTCTTTGTAGGGTTTATAAAGGTATTAAAAACCCAACCCTATGAATAATAATAccttttccttaaaaaacacattctatAAGAGCAGTTACACCATCTGTATATAAGAATCATAAAatcaattaaataataatttaattatattaaatatataatttttaattatatacatttatttaacttatataaaatctttattttatttatttattaaatattattacactgtaaaaagagaAAGTTGAATCTACTAAAAATCTACTAAATCACTTTTAGTACAAAATTTAAGGTgataaattagatttttttaggtgttaccaattgaagtacaTTTTTTAAGGGTAATCAAACTATCACTTTTACAGTGATATATTATcgtattaatattataatataaattgttttataatactattataatttatattaaatataaacattttacatttacatttatttacatattgtTCAGCTACCATGctggtcttaaagggatagttcactttaaaatgaaaattttgtcatcatttactcatcctcatgttgttctaaacctgtatgaatttcttttttctgatgaacacaaaagaagatattttgataaatgatggtaaacacacagcagatagtgaccattgacttccatattaggaaaaatattttggaaatattgtgaaaaatgataaagaaaatattttgataaatgatggtaagcacacagttgacggtacacattaaattccattatattttttaattcctactatggaagtcaatggtcactatatGGTGTGTGTTTAcaataatttctcaaaatatcttcttttgtgttcatcaaaaaaaagaaaaaaaaaaagaagaaattcatacaggtttagaacaacatgaggatgagtaaatgatgacagaattttcattttaaagtgaactatccctttaactggaTTTTTCAGTGGGGAAACCTGCCTGTAAAACCATCTAAAACCAAACTGGAAgcttaggctggttttagctgattttcagcagggtatacttattttaataatatttatgttattactgGGAGTTTTGTGATATTTGTTATGATGAAATGAAAGTAAACATGAACAGCGAAATCTATTAAATGTCAGACATGTGATATAGGCTATAATAACAATGTAATTAAAATTAACATATCATATCAAATGTAAATCaaatctttaaatacatttccataaaataaagtgttatatTTATTCAAAGGGATGAAAAGGGGATTTCTGTGACATGTGACAGgattttgttgatgttttattCCCTCATGTTGCGTCAGACTATATAGCCAAGGCAAATTAAAAGCTTAAAACCAAAATACAATCGTaagaataaatatttaattgcaTTACTGTACAAAATACAACATTGTTAGTGTCGTACATATATTTATTTCGACAGACACAAAGTAAATGTGCGGAAAAGTGCTTGTTGATATTCGCCTCGCGCAGTGACGCATTTTCCGTGTTTCCGGTTTGGTCACTAGCATAAAGAGCAAGGTTCACACGCGACGCGTTCAACGCCCGTTTGTCGCTATAAAAcaaatacttttactccaacTTATCAAACATGGCAGAAAGTGACTGGGATACAGTGACTGTTTTGAGGAAGAAAGGTTCGGCTGCGCAGTCAAAGTCTAAACAGGTATCTCATAGCCGTCTGCTTAAGAGTTTGCTGACGCTAGTTAACATTTGACAAACAAATGTGTGCTATGTGACTTGCTAGGAGAATTTGATCCCAAACAATGCGCAAAACAGATTCGAATTTaccacataaataacaataagtAACGTTACAGGCAGAAGATTAACATACGTCATGTAGGTTAGTCAGTTTACGAAACGTGGTGGGAGCCATAATAACAAGGCTGCGCCATAACAGTATTGGTTGATGTAATATCGTTTCTGTTTAGGCTGTAATCGCTGCTCAGAGGAAGGGACATGACGTGGAGACATCTAAGAAATGTAAGAATGTTGCTTCTTTCATCTTTACTGTATCCTCCTATATGCTATTcttgttaaaaattaaataatacaaaTCATCCAAGGGGCTGCtgggcaaaataaacaacacctTGTAACCAAGAACACAGCCAAGCTGGACAGAGAGACAGAGGAGCTGAGCCACCAGAGAGTGTCTGTTGAAGTGGGTAAGGTTATTCAGCAGGGCCGGCAAAATAAGGGCCTCACCCAGAAAGATCTGGCAACTGTGAGTACTTGGCAAACCTGTGACCCATTTTACTTTTTGTTTGTGTTCTGACCCATTTTGTACTCATGTGCATGTGTGCGtggtgttgttttttttctagAAAATTAATGAGAAGCCACAAATCATAGCAGAGTATGAAGCTGGGAAAGCCATCCCCAATAACCAAGTAATGGGAAAGATTGAGCGAGCAATTGGTAAGATGTTGCCGTTTGAAATTTTTATTAGTCTGCCTGATTTAGGAGAACAGatatgtgaccctgaaccacaaaaccagtcataagtagcataCCTATattagcaatagccaacaatgcattgtatgggtcaaaatatatattttgtttttataaaaatcttATATTTCATAAATCATTAgggtaaagatcatgttccatataaaattattttgtacatttcctaccgtaaattagggatgggcgataatttgcatgcgataTCACGCGCATATCGTCGGtgaagccggttccttgatggGTAGTAAATCCCCATTAGCTACTTTCAGATGAatcagcatttactacacaaagccatagttcaagctgggccatatcgcaggcgatacaTCCGcgataataaatgcaaaattgccctcattgtcagtgaactacggctctgtgtagtaaatgccgctccatctgaaagcagctgatggcgatttacttctaatcacgGAACCAGCTTCACTGACGCGATGTGCAAtaacaaacacatgcaaattatcgcccatccctactgtaaatatataaaaaaacttatttataATTAGTAATTTGTGTTCCTAaagactttatttggacaacttttaaaggcgattttcccaattttttattattttttgcaacctcagattccagatttttaaatagttgtatgtCGACCAAACTTGTCCTATCATAACAAACCATACAACTATGAAAAGTGTATTCCGCTTCTGGAtgatatagatggtttcagcagtaacaacataaacaagcggctgtcgcggtcagCAGTAACTTTCAGTAAACtctgctaataataaataacaacaaagtactttatacgtagtttatttatataacaagcaaaaaaaacaacacatagattacctaggaaaccaaaacatttgttatttttgacgaggcatttgttcaagagatcagtttagcaactagttagaccattaaaatccagatccagacgtgtatcacgtgcgtccgatgaaaccgtatATAtgaatatcaataaaaaaaaattggcacttatgactggttttgttgtcCAGAGTCACACGTGTgcattagcatttt
The sequence above is drawn from the Misgurnus anguillicaudatus chromosome 22, ASM2758022v2, whole genome shotgun sequence genome and encodes:
- the edf1 gene encoding endothelial differentiation-related factor 1 homolog, translating into MAESDWDTVTVLRKKGSAAQSKSKQAVIAAQRKGHDVETSKKWAAGQNKQHLVTKNTAKLDRETEELSHQRVSVEVGKVIQQGRQNKGLTQKDLATKINEKPQIIAEYEAGKAIPNNQVMGKIERAIGLKLRGKDIGLPLDAVPKKK